The Nilaparvata lugens isolate BPH unplaced genomic scaffold, ASM1435652v1 scaffold7015, whole genome shotgun sequence region agtagcagccattttgattattgaaatcatcaaattatgacattcctaatctgagttttcctaacctaaatCTTTTCCTAAtcttagctacttatggttgctacttataggttaaatgcatgtaaagttgtgctactttgaacttagttcatttcaaaaacaatagtgaccgtcatttaatttttgtgattttgtgctcaaaataacatactaaatcgatcccaaccaaaaatttgatgacaggtatgttggcactggacgtgcactttagccgaAAGCTTTGATGTAATCCAGTAGAAGTGCTGATATgaacatgtttttattttacttACATGCTCTAACCTTTATTGAATAGCATAGTATGTAAATATTAATTATGTCAGAATCgatcaataattcaaattcaaattttatttattaaagtaagttacaatacattctggttcatacacgaatctacaataaattacagtacaacagccaattatgcaacaaatttcacatattatgaaaacttattaattacaatgaagattgaatgcaacattagaatattgataatatagtattgtaatataactacataaatcagcggtgtttcaacaatgaataaatgataatttcaatgaataaatatacaccccactatatattatatgtgttggggtataagtaattagttgcttattgcgtgtaataattactatttacaacttcattcactgatatgggattaaagttctttataataaaattagtaaaaatgtataatacaaacaaacaaaattatggaattagtaaataaatattaatgttctattaaggataataataatgctTTAGCTTCATTTATTATGATACGATTAAGGATATTATATGAGACAGTGGCGGTTCTAGGCCTAGGCTGGGTAGGCGGCCGCCTACCCAGTTTTTatgagatttttttaaaatttttcatgtaaacctaaaaatgttgaataaaaaaataaattttggaagtatatttaaatgtttatagtcATGAGTTATATTTTAGatgattcaacagaaaattgtttctattctattctattactatGCCACATTTGCAGTGCGTGAACGCAGGGCTTTCTGTGCTTAGAACGGGGAAAACATACCTCAGGTCTACAATGACAACACAACGTCTAActaatctttcaattttatctattgAACGAGAGGAAAGTGAAAGGGGCTGATTAAGAACCCTGAAAAAATCTTAGAGGCGTTCAGCAATGTTGGGCAAAGAAGACTACAGTtgtaaatataaaatgtattactCTATGTTCTAAATAATGTTAAAGTGTAATAAACCGTTGATTTCATGAATACTAAAATGTGtatttatttcagaaatttccttcgatattccaaataaatagcctatcaaattgaaatattatttgaaagaatgattaaaacagcaaaattatggttgGCCTATTAGCAAAATAGTGTCGAATTGAACAACTAAATATGagtattaacaatttttatatttattaatacatcttCATTTAATACCTATATGCTTCGACGTCTTTTTTACATGAATTACTTAAGTAGCCCTATCCTAGGTCTATGAATAGACCTACAGTATGATAAGTTTTGCCTACCCAGTTTTTTATGTCTAGAACCGCCACTGATATGAGATATTCATATATATTGGGATATGATTTATTATGATAaggatattatataaataattaataccGTAATGtacctattattgaaataaatagacCCTACTGGTTGTTAGGTTATGTAAGACTATTGTGATTCAATGgttatacaattttcaaataggtTACTTACTTCTGACTCCATTTTGGTATTCGTACTAGAATTACAAATTTTATAGTGAAATTGGTATTAGGTCAAGATAAAAAAACCACCAAAttctaatgaaaaattaaatagaagACAGCCGTGCACACATTCCACAGAGCAATGACAGTGACAGATCGATCCAGACAAActgacaaaccactctcggtcacagtcagcaccgtatcgcgcaggCGTTAGaaacgggtttttcccgttccatttagtcagttctttgaatgtaacgttctttgtgatgatggttaccgagcactgtaactggagccaatcgtcattctatttgatgacgatattattatccaatgatgatttatcattaaattcaatataataatcaatatattatcattttattcgataaaagaaagagtaatattgagaaatataatcaataaaatataacagttgttatttaactgatgttaattaaaaacactataactaagtaaTCATTgtcattgtcatttcaaagcaaaaaccgaACCCCCTAACCCCCCCTactacatttaaaacatcaataaacataactctTGGTAAAAACCTCCAAttccttccagcatattgcaatttcaaagcaaaatccaaaccccctaacctatctttccatatttgaaatatcaaaaagcataattccaCCTGGACCCtggccctttctagcatattgtgATTTCAAAGCAGAACCCTCACCCACCCTTATGGAAAATGATAAAATGTAAcccaaaaaaacctaaccactaaaccctcaccctttcacatttaatactttggatttattcgtcatctttagaacaaaatataaacatgtggttcatttcatgaacatgttcacaaacatgtggttcaaagcatAATCCttaccccctaacctatcctttcacatttttgaaacatcaaaaaacataagcTGTGGCTACATTACGGTAACCATGTgcggctaccgctatttacaatcaaagaccttaaagagatatcttTAGGGTCTTTGTTTACAATGCACTGTGGTGTTGGTTTTTTgcattgatatagagaatagATTAAGAAGAGTGAAGTCCGCTATGATGCCACTGCGCTAGTGTCGCTACCAGAaatttcgggcaagaagtcgggtatttgtattcgctgtgtagaaaaagagcctttttcaaatgataatatttttttattgaaacaataaaaaatattcaaagtatggtagtTTCATGCAGTGCTTATGGATGTATGAATCAGCATGcaccagataaaaatatttcttttcatacgtaagtatttttatattttcatcggtcATGTTTCATGCAGGCTAAGCCTAGAGCCAAATGAtcgtttcaaggaatattgtgcttaggttgattcattatcattatttgccaagtaataaaatataagtttcggtaatattataataaatattttatttccaaagATCCAATGTAGGTAtccatattccattccattaatttgtcttatattgtaatgttttgtgaactatgaaaatattgtatgctaaatttgtattataaaaaatattatttgctaaaattgtctataaattcttcatcattgctattgttttatttttcccgttcttataatatgtagttatttattatcttatattaaatataggagtatagagtatagataggtacctatacttaagttgcaaaacgaatgagaaacagtttcacggaatattgtgataacagttaatttattattatttgccatctaatagaatatacggtaatattagcgatctataatttttgttttatttttcccgttcttataatatgtagttatttattatttatttattatcttatattaaatataggagtatagagtatagttaggtacctatacttaatttgcaaaacgaatgagaaacagtttcacgaaatattgtgataatggttaatttattattatttgccatctaataaaatatacggtaatattagcaatctataataaatgttttattttccatatcctaaatacatggtaataggaaaatattgtaaaaatgagattaatttgctaatagaatggatcaaaatctgtagtgaggtaggttcactaaattagatgtttggtcgagttaaaaataatgttcaatgaacaaatcattgtatcatatggtaatggaaatgacgaaaagttgaaaaaaaatatattgaaatccatcaagtatgtcgaaagatataacgcaatgaaagtcgatgttttcccatataagtctgtctgggcgcctgacttcttgcccgatattcaatggcgacgagaaatgaaggaggcatcatgCTTCCTTCCAAACGCTTGAAGGTATAGCTTAGTCATCTAACTATATATCAATGGTTTTTTGTCACATGGTTATGAACCACaatatttagatgaaaacggtagtggtcatgaaatgtgtgcgcagtggccagccagctagattgcgtcatcgccaccaaccgacgtttttaacacctattggaaatttatgaaacttatttgttagaAACAGGTGATTGGATATagaatgacgtcagctacaccgcaAATTTAGcaaaacatgcgcgtgacacttaccgtcttcttctatataccgtgttatgaacaaaccactctcggtctcagaCAGAGTGCAGtaagagttatgttttttgatgtttcaaatgtgaaaggataggttagggggttaggattttgctttgaaatctaaattattaaatgtgaaggggttaggggttaggtttttgggataatattaaataatgtttcataaggttaggttaggtttttgctttaaaattgcaatatgctagaaagggctagggtccaggtagaattatgctttttgatatttcaaaggtgggaagataggttaggattttgctttgaaattgcaatatgctggaagggattagaagtttttcaaatagttatattttttgatgtttcaaatgtagAAGGagaggttgagggttcggtttttgttttgaaatgacaatatgctgacttagctatagtgttttttaacatcagttaaataacaactgttatattttattgaatatatttttcaaaagtactcttccttctattaaataaaatgataatatattggttttaatgataaatcatcattggataataatatcttcaacaaatagaatgacgattggctccagttacagtgctcggtaaccatcatcacaaagaacgttacattcaaagaactgactgaatggaacgggagaaacccgttgctaacgcatcGCGATActgtgctgtctgagacagagagtggtttgtttAAAAACTCCTAGttccaaaactgttcaatttacaattttatAGGTTACAATCATGTTGATTGACGActtatcacaataattattttgaaagtttttaaaTGCCAAAATAAATTGCCTTGAAGTTTTATTCTTCTACAAAGTTGATATGTTTATGTAAATTGAATAAGGTAGACCATTTAACTACGAAATGTTCCATAAAgtttattttatacttctttgccTAGTTACTAGACGATGTCTGGATTGTGTTTTAGGTATGTAAGCttatgttattattttgttttatcaagtagataaattcttataattttttctatGGTTCTTGTAGCTACTGGTTTTAGTTGAAATTATGTGATTTCGCATAATCCGACTCGGGaagttagaaggaatttgagcTAAAGTCTAGCTGGTCAGCTATCactgttatctcagttattattaaagatatagactttttttttaaatgaaagaggaGTGAAAAATAAACCGTGCTAGCTTATTTTGAtacaatctaattcaattttaatattaaaaaaaaaagctgtttcaaaactaaccttactTTGAAGAACCGACGATtctaaattatattgataacagtaAATCTTATTACAATTCTCGTtgaattaattacaattttaatgaaataatacatacgGTAATAATTTCAACCAATTTAACTAATGATCAAATGATGAATTTAGGTTGGAAATAAACTTAGCATAAGTTGTTAATCAagtcttaagctgcgtacacatattcgtgcttccaacccgcaccgagcacgctcctccctcgtaccgccctcgtaacgccctcgtaccaccatcaaACGACaatcgcaccgcccacgcacccatcatgaacgttacggaagatgttagatcttctcgcgttccccggtcaaACCACTCTTGgaccccggtcgatcatcaatcgctctgctggagtgacgttcggttgcggagcagagcgacagtctgtacgcacctttagttggTAATCAAAACCCAACAGAGTATCAATGTAGCAAGAAGATTTCCTAATAAAAACTACTAATATTATTCAGGCTAGAAACAGAAATGTTGTTCAATTTCTCTATATTGATGTAGATTAATGTAATATTCTACTATGGAATAAATAggctaaagctgcgtttacaccaaagttaaaaACAACATTTCAATTACTCAATCCCAATATAATAGATTCTATTcgattgaacataatttatcatatGTTCAATCAagatctgttcaatctaatagaataaggattaagttattaacattttgttaataacctTGGTGCAAACCCAGCTTAATACGCTACCGGTACTAATACATGAAAGGAAagacttttaaaaataaatagccTGGGTCCACATAATGTTATGTAAAATGACATCAATAcctatattattttaatcttactaatattattatatactcatAATCTTATTATTAGAGTATATACCGAAGGTACAATTTCTTAGCGACGGCTCTTGCATAGACGCGCGTCTAGAGTCGTCGATTAGGAATTATACCTTTCGGCACAAAGTAAAAGAGCTGTACAGAAGCGAAGAATTTTCTGTTCATTAACAAGATGCATTGTATTTTATGGGAAGCACTGTCGAGTGGAATAGACGAGCCTCAGCAAAATGCATGCTTCCTGTAAACAAGCGGAAAAAATTCTTTTTGTAAAGTTTATACCTAACGCTTACCTTCTGTACGCTGTAACCTTACTATTTACgtaattgtttgttttaatgatttttcattcaattaggaagttccaattcacctatatttgttgaaattacactttattttaattgagaaaaattaattttattacttAGTCAGTtctgttattatttttacagatttcaatttatactgCAGCAAACATGGAGCAAAGGATCATATACAACTATCCAATCAAGGAGAAATTCGACAAAACCAGAGTTTCAGCCGCGCGATTTATACAAGTGGATTACTTCTAATAACAAAGAGGCTAACCATTCTGTAAGTTGAACCTACTTTAAATAGTTTTTCAACAAACGTGGGTTTTTTATTCATCGACGTTTCAACAGCTCTCTAATACTACAGTGTATTTCTTAAAATTACGTATTGCAATCAATTTATAAGagggtgaatcaaatgaaaaccttaaaaCGGTTATATATCATTTATTTTGATAACTAAGTGAAACTTGTATTTATAACTCTCTGAGATACTCTCCTTGAAGTGTTATGAAGTGTTCCACAGCTTTGGAAGTGCATGGATACCATGTTTGAAGAATTCTTTTGGATGTGCCTGTAGTCACTCGTGCACTGCGGTTTTCACTTCTTCatcactttggaaatgctttCCATTGCATCTTTAAGATTTCCGTACACATGAAAGTCACTAGGGGCGAGGTCTGGAGAATAAGGTGGATGAATGAGGCATTCAAATGGGATATTCTGGATAGTTTGAACCGAGAGACGGGCTGTATGTGGTCGGGCGCTGTCATGCTGTAACAAAACACATGAAAGGAGAAGTCCTCGCCATTTACTCCTGATTGCTGGTCGAAAATGAGTTTCTAAGAGATTTGAATAAGAATTAATGTTTACTGTCATTCCCCTGTCAATGTAATGCTCCAAAATTACTTCGTTCACATCACAGAAGAGAGTCAGCAAGAGTTTTCCTGCTGATCGCTGATTTCAGAATTTTTTGATTTTGGCGATGAGCTATGGCATCATTCCTTTTCGTATATCTGGTTGATGACAATGTTTGTTTCTGGACAAACATGAATCACCATACTGTACTGTCATCTTGCGATGAATTTCCATTGGTTTGACACCTTCACTGCTCAAGAAACGAATGACTGATCGCTGATCTAATGCGGTGCATATTGATAATGGGGCGGCCATATTGTAACTGAAGTCACTGCTAATTGTGTGTAGCAAGGTCACTAACGCACCTAGTAGTCATTGTGTAAGCTTCAACGAAGATCCCTGCCAACTACCGGATCAATCCTATAACTTATCGAAACTTTACAACACTTTTAAGGTTATCATTTGATTCACACTCGTAGTAATAAAAACCATGCTGCGCTACCTTACTGTTAATTGCGAAagcaataaattaatgtatgtTTTTCATCTTCCGTTTTTTAGCTTATTTATAATTcagtttacaataaaaataacacacTGAACTTACTGAATATTCAAGTCATGTGACCGGGAAGTGGCCGTTAGCAGGGAGAGCATGATGTTTTATGCAAGCCCTGAGGATAATGCAAGACATTCACGGCCAAGTATGAATTGTTTGAATTGTGCGTCAATATACGtgtaaggttttttgaaattattttgcattccaaggataatatgataGGAATTTTCTCCTTAATTCAAtactaatattaaattatttattgcttAATCAATGTATATAAAAATAAGAGGTAGAATGATTGTGTCGTTTTTGTCGTCAACTTGCAGTGATGAGTAATAATTCATCAGTCACCCCCCCTCCCCAACTATggttatcataatattcatctaGAAGTAACCTTGCTGATAATATGCGTAATAATATCAagctggctggctcaggtctggtgtaaGAGTTTTCAGCTCGCACCTGATCGATTTCAGGGACTCTGACATGACATGACCTCACGACTGGTTTTGGGCAGCAGGGatcgacgacttaacgtgtccatccgaaaaaGGGAGTGGctcgaaaaaaattatttcccgATCCAGGATTTAAACCAGGGCATCTGAATTATAAAGCAAGCATCTCATCCACTCGACTATGGCCACTCCACCTTgctgataataataacaaaatgatTATCTAAGCCTAATCTTGTGAGAAGGATTGGattattatcctttcaatgatttgttgcaaattcacattaaaaattatttaaattttcaagaaaaaacttcataatagaatattttaaatagtaTTAGTTGGTTAGTAGTATAATAGTTAATGAAAATAGCTTCATAAAATACTAGGAGACGCAGGGAAACGAGAAGTTTTGAAATTCTTAAGAAACTTATCATAAAACTAGTGGAATGgcatttattcataattcaatttatgttcatACAACATACAGTTGAAATGTCCAAATATATCTCTTTATTTTCAAAGATGGCATTGAAAAGATGTTTTCACATTCGGTATTTATAGCCTGTTATGGGTGGTGCAAGAaaactggaaattttgaaataaagtcattaacactaataaattccatgAAAGAAGTGGATTACCAATGGAATGACATGTATTCATTATGCAATTTATGATTCTCCAATCAAAATGTACGAAAGTACTTAGTTTCTTTTTGagataattaaaaaaagatATGCTCACAATTAATTGGCTTTCGCAGTCTGTTATGGTATATAGAGCAAGGAACGGGAtactttgaaataaataatgtactTTCCACCAATAAATTACATACTAGCAAATTACTAATAAAATGGCATATATTCTTCATGCTCTGTATTATTGGAAATTCTAAAAATGTTTCTTTTATATTCAAGATTACATAAGAAGGATGTGGTCTCATTCAGCGTTCActtgaaattctattttctgTGTGATATTTCAGGCAGGTAGACAAGCAACCACCCTAGAGCCAGTGGGCAGCCGATCGACGACCCTGTCACAGTACCCAAGTGCTCCCTGTAGCTGGCGCCGTCTCCAGGGGCCCGCGAGGTGGATGGAGGCGGTGGAAAGGCGAAATGAATAACAGACGCCCGGTGATGGGGGGAGGGAGGATACTGATGCTGGGTGAGTGCAATTTTAGTTCTAGAATGATTCATTCTAAAAATAAagtgaaattgaaagaatagtcACACCCATTTTGGAaaactgtttaaagtctaggacttagctaaatcccgagctcggaaaccgggccttagtctttttatttaattgaccgagcgaagtgaggtctaagattcaagccgacggtttggcatttctcttaatgtttaaatgtttaaatgtttgaatgttgcgcatttacggcaaaacgattttcatgaaatttgacaaatatgttccttttttttgcgtgtcgacgtatataaaggtttttggaaattttgcatttcaaagataatataaaaggaagaaggagcctccttcatactccaaaattagagtaaaaattagactatagaattattcatcataaatcagctgacaagtgattacacagatttgtggagaagccagtctattgctgtatttccataaggtctacagtttcaatcaggtacttgtggatgagaatactgcttgaggtctactgttcacagaactactagtatgaataattaccacaatatcaacttctcaactacacaaaaacctattgaaataattgttggGTCGATTTGATGTCAGGTTTCGAGTTTGGTTAGCTCGATGGTGCGCTCTCAATCTAACAAGCAGGCATTCACCGTGTGGCTATGACAAACTATGCTCTGCCTCCATTTGCACCTGTTGGACCAATCAGAGGCCTTCGTCTGGACTGTCATAGCCAATCCGGTTCAAGCACTCTCGTCTCTACCAGAACTTGAATCGCAGTCTGAGGTATCTActatattcattcatacaaacGATATTCAGTTCATTCATCAAATCGTTCGTTCAGTTGTTCATTTATTCTATGTCGTGTTCATAGTCTAATTTATCAAGcataaaatacattattaattgaccgagcgaagtgaggtctaagatgcaagtcgacggtttggcatttctcttaatgtttaaatgtttatatatgttgcgcatttatggcgaaacgcgctaatagattttcatgaaatttgacaggtatgttcctttattaattgcgcgtcgatgtatatacaaggtttttggaaattttgcatttcaaggataatataaaaggaaaaaggagcctccttcatatccaatattagagtaaaaatctggtgtggtgcactcacacaactttccttgccgttatgaaaattgatcacctgacgctagtgttcccgcgcatctcaagtctactattcaaagatttgagccagctggtgacagggcaataacgctggagacactcgaggtctgctatctcttcatagtgaatcatttaatagaatcaacagttgccaacagtttgcaattggataaataatattttctagaatttcgagcttatttttaatgttaggtgaaaatgttactgaacattaattgtagagattctcatgctcaatcttttccactcgaaagtttttgtttaaattgtatctaaaacCGGATAactgagaatctaaaatcaaaatttgcatagatggggcagtgctcctgaaatttttacagatatgagacttgttgcagttgatagagcttatcaatgactttttaagg contains the following coding sequences:
- the LOC120356533 gene encoding uncharacterized protein LOC120356533, whose translation is MSGLCFRFQFILQQTWSKGSYTTIQSRRNSTKPEFQPRDLYKWITSNNKEANHSAGRQATTLEPVGSRSTTLSQYPSAPCSWRRLQGPARWMEAVERRNE